Proteins from one Hyperolius riggenbachi isolate aHypRig1 chromosome 4, aHypRig1.pri, whole genome shotgun sequence genomic window:
- the LOC137504595 gene encoding olfactory receptor 2B6-like has translation MSWKNDSSIKEFILLGLSNSPFVQNILFVIFLVIYLVILIANFLIILATFLDSRLHTPMYFFLRNLSIVDICYSTSSMPRMLKDLLSAKKIISFEECVAQMYISISLGVTECVLLAVMAYDRYIAICFPLHYFTIISPSTCIRIATGAWICGFLSPVAQIILTWSVDLCGHNKINHFVCEIPEILALGCKNVAVVKSVAFVVSIIILVIPVSFIIITYIKIIKAILKISTEAGRKKAFSTCGSHIIVVTLFYSSAMATYMRPQSESSADTDKHFAIFYGIVTPLLNPLVYTLRNKEVKSALKLCWQKQRKIDHMTIQYPHRS, from the coding sequence ATGTCTTGGAAAAATGACTCAAGCATTAAAGAATTTATCTTGCTGGGACTTTCCAACAGCCCTTTTGTACAAAACATACTTTTTGTGATCTTTTTGGTCATTTACCTGGTCATTTTAATTGCAAATTTTCTTATTATCCTGGCTACATTCTTGGACAGCAGGCTTCATACTCCAATGTATTTTTTCCTTAGAAATTTATCCATTGTAGATATCTGCTATTCAACCTCAAGTATGCCAAGGATGCTGAAAGATCTGCTATCAGCCAAGAAAATTATTTCATTTGAAGAATGTGTTGCACAAATGTACATATCTATTTCATTGGGAGTGACAGAATGTGTACTGTTAGCCGTAATGGCCTATGACCGTTATATTGCAATATGTTTcccattacattattttacaatcaTTTCCCCATCTACATGCATCAGGATAGCTACAGGAGCGTGGATCTGTGGATTCCTATCACCTGTTGCTCAGATTATTCTTACATGGAGTGTGGATCTCTGTGGACATAATAAAATTAACCATTTTGTATGCGAGATTCCAGAAATCTTAGCGTTAGGATGCAAAAATGTGGCTGTTGTCAAATCCGTTGCTTTTGTGGTTAGTATTATCATTTTAGTTATACCGGTTAGTTTCATTATcataacatatataaaaataataaaagccattttaaaaataagtacAGAAGCGGGACGAAAAAAGGCCTTTTCCACTTGTGGATCTCATATCATTGTTGTGACTTTATTCTATAGCTCAGCTATGGCTACCTATATGAGACCTCAATCTGAGTCATCAGCTGACACAGACAAGCACTTTGCAATCTTTTATGGTATAGTCACACCACTGCTGAATCCGCTGGTTTATACGCTGAGAAATAAAGAAGTTAAATCAGCTCTGAAGCTTTGCTGGCAGAAGCAACGGAAGATAGACCACATGACAATACAATACCCTCACAGGTCATAA